The window CTGATCGTGCGCCGCCGCTATGCCGAAGGCGGCCCGGTGGTGGCACTCAACGCCCACGGCGACGTGGTGCCGCCCGGCGAGGGCTGGACCAAGCAGCCTTACGCCGGCGAGATCGAAGACGGCAAGATCTACGGCCGCGCCACCGCGGTCAGCAAGGGCGACTTCTCCACCTTCACCTACGCGGTGCGCGCGCTCGAATCGCTGGGTGCACCGCTCAAGGGCGGCGTGGAACTGCACTTCACCTACGACGAGGAATTCGGCGGCGAACTCGGCCCGGGCTGGCTGCTCAGGCACGGCCACACCAAGCCCGACCTGCTGATCGCCGCCGGTTTCTCCTACCAGGTGGTCACCGCGCACAACGGCTGCCTGCAAATGGAAGTCACGGTGCACGGCAAGATGGCGCACGCGGCCATTCCCGAGAGCGGCATCGACGCGATGCAGGCGGCGGTGCACATCCTGAACGCGCTGTACGCGCAGAACACGCTGTACAAGCAGGTCAGCTCCCAGGTCGAGGGCATCAACCATCCCTACCTGAACGTCGGCACCATCGAAGGCGGCACCAACACCAACGTCGTGCCGGGCAAGGTGGTGTTCAAGCTCGACCGGCGCATGATCCCCGAGGAAAACCCGGCCGAGGTCGAAGCCCGCATCCGCGCGGTGATCGCCGAAGCCGCGGCGCAGTGCGCGGGCGTCACGGTCGACATCCGGCGCATGCTGCTGGCGAATTCGATGAAGCCGCTGGCGGGCAACAAGCCCCTGGTGCAGGCGATCCAGAAGCATGGCGAAGCCTTGTTCGGCGAACCGATTCCGGCGATGGGCACGCCGCTCTACACCGACGTGCGTCTTTACGCCGAAGCCGGCATTCCCGGCGTGATTTACGGCGCCGGCCCGCGCACCGTGCTCGAGTCCCACGCCAAGCGCGCCGACGAACGCCTCGATCTGGAGGACTTGCGCCGCGCCACCAAGGTGATCGCTCGCACGCTGCGCGACCTGCTCGGCTAGAACTTGCCGCTGCGGGCGGCGGACAGGAAGGCCGTGAGTTGCGCGACATCGTGGACCAGCACGCTGCTGCCTTCCACCGCGACCAACCGTGCGGCGATCAGTTCCTTGAAACAGCGCGACAGGGTCTCCGGTGTCAGGCTCAGGTGGCCGGCCACCACGTTCTTGCGGATCGACAGCCGGATCTGCGCCGTCTTCGCGCCATCGCCCGGCACCAGCCGCAGCAGGTAACGCACCAGCCGCAAGGTGGGCGGCTGCAGCGAATACGCCTCGATGTCGTCGACGATGCCCTTCACCCGCGAAGACAGGCTGCGCAGCATCGCCATCGCGAAGGCGCTGTTGCGCTCGATCAGTTGCACGATGGCGTCTCGCGGCAGGTAGAGGAACAGCGAATCCTCCAGCGCCTGAACATTCAGGAAATAGCCCTCGCCGTTGAGCATGGTGATGTCGCCGAAACAGCCTCCCTGCCCGATCAGCTGGATCGGCTTGTCCGCGCCCTGCCACGACAGCAGCGACATCTTGATCTGCCCGTAGACGACGACGTGGAAACCATCGCAAGGATCGCCCTGGCGGTACAGGACCTCCTTGCGCCTGGCACGCACCCGCCGGGCCTTGGCGGCCAGCAAGGCCAGGTCTTCGTCGCCTGCATGGCGGAACAGGGGCACGTTGCGCAGCAGCTGCAGCAGCGTGGCCTGGGTGGGGATCGGCGTGATGTTGCCACCGAACACCGCCGGAGGCCCGTCGGCGCCCATGGTGCCGCCGGCCGCAGGGCCGGCCTCAGGCCGTGGCCGAGCGGGCATGGTTCACCAGCATGATCGACAGCGCGGCGATGGCGCCGGGGATGCCGATCGCCAGGAAGTTGTGGCCCAGCGGCAGGGCCATGCCGACCAGCACGCCGATAAGGATGGGAGCGGCGATGGCGCCCGCCCGGCCGACGCCCAGCATCACACCCAGGCCCGTCGTGCGAATCTCCACCGGATAGAACTGGCTGGCGTACGCCGTGGTGAGGATCTGCGTTCCGATGGTCGAGGCGCCGGCCAGCGCCACCATCAGGAACATCATGCCCAGCGGTAACGGTGTGCCGAGCAGCGTGATCGACACGGCGGCCAGTGCGTACATGATGGCCAGCACGTACTTGATGTGGAACCGGTCCGCGAGCCAGCCGCCGCCGACCGCGCCGGCCATGGCGCCGAGGTTGAGCACCAGCACGAAGGTCAGCGCCGAGCCGAGGCTGTAGCCCGCGCTCGCCATGAGCTTGGTGAGCCAGGAACTGAGCGCGTACACCATGAAGAGGCACAGGAAGCAGGTCAGCCAGAACATGACGGTGCTGAGGCCGCGCCCCTGGGCGAACAGGGCGCCGAAGGAGGCACCACCGGCCCGGGCCTTGCCGGCGAGGATGAACTGTTCGTCCCGCTGCGGCCGGTACCCGGGGGAAAGCCTGGCGAGGATGTCGCGCAGTTCGTCCAGGCGCCCTTGCCGGATCAGGAATGCCATGGATTCCGGCATCTGCTTCCACACGAGGGGAACCAACAGCACCGGCAGGCCCGCCGCAATGAAGACCGACTGCCAGCCGTAACTCTCGATCAGGCTCTTGCCCAGCAGCGCCGCCAGCACACCGCCGACCGAATAGCCGCTGAACATCAGGGTGATCAGCATGCTGCGCATGCGCTTGGGCGCGTATTCGGTCATCTGCGCGATCACGTTGGGCATCACGCCGCCGATGCCCACGCCGGCCAGGAAGCGGAACACGCTGAAGCTGATGGGCCCTTGCGCAAAGCCGGCCGCGGCCGTGAACAGGCTGAAGATCGCGATGCAGACGACGATGACCAGCTTGCGGCCGACCCGGTCGGCCAGCGAGCCGAGCACGACGTTGCCGAACATCATGCCGAACAAGGCGGAACTGACCATGAAGCCGGCCCGGGTGGCGTCGACGCTGTACGCCTTCATGATGGACGGCAGCGCGATGCCGGCCACCGCCAGATCGTAGCCATCGAAGACGATGACCAGCGCGCACCAGAACAGCACGAGGCCATGGAAACGGTTGAAACTGGCGTTGTCCGCGAGCTTGCAGACGTCGGTGGATTGCATGTTTTTTGTCTCCTACCCAACGGGTGGTTAAAACGCCGGGGCGCGCGGCCTGGCCGCGATGCGCCCCGACGACCGGCGTCCGCGGGTCATCGCCCGCGTGTATCGCCGGGTTTCAGGTCAGGATCAGAGTTCCAGCCACAGCGCGTCTTCGCCGGAGGCAAAGACGCCGTCCGGTGCCGTCGGGATCTTGCCTTCGGCGGTGTCGGCGATCACGCGGCGCTTGGTGGCTTCGAACTCGGCCAGATCCTTCATGCGCGAGATCATGATCACCTGGCCGACCGGACCACCGGCGCGGACCTTGACCTCGGGCTCGACGCCATAGTTCTTCTTGATGGCCGCGGCACGGGCCCTGAAATAGGCCAGGGCTTCGGACTGCTTGCCACCCATGGGGGTGCCGGTGCGGGTGTAGACGACGGTCATGAAAAGTCTCCTTGAGTTGTGTGAAAACCGGGCCCGGGCCCGGCTGGATGCTGCCGCGGGAATGCGATCAGCCCAGCCAGAATATGTTTTGCATGCACTCGAATCATTGATTGCAATCAAGGATTATCAATCACAGAATAAACATAATTGCATACATATATTCCGTAGTCCATGCACCTTGATGAGGCGGTTTGCGCATAGCACGGAATATGCTTGAACCCGCCGGTACCGTCCCCGCCGCCCACCCTCCTCTTCGCACCAAGGAATCCGCCATGCCTTCTTCTCCCGAGGTCCATCCCGTGGACGAGCGCCTGCCCAGCGGCAAACTCGCCGCGCTGGGCCTGCAACATGTGCTCGTGATGTACGCCGGTGCGGTCGCCGTGCCGCTCATCGTCGGCCGCGCACTCAAGCTCAGTCCCGAGCAGGTCTCGATGCTGATCTCGGCCGATCTTTTCTGCTGCGGCCTGGTCACGCTGGTCCAGTCGCTGGGCGCGACGCAGTGGTTCGGCATCAAGCTGCCGGTGATGATGGGCGTGACCTTCGCCTCGGTGGCGCCGATGCTGGCGATCGCGAACGGCAACCCGGGTATCGCGGGCGCGCAGATGATCTTCGGCTCGGTGATCGGTGCGGGCGTGGTGTCGATCCTCATCGCGCCGCTGGTCAGCCGCATGCTGCGCTTCTTTCCGCCGGTGGTCACCGGCACCATCATCGCGGTGATCGGGATCAGCCTCATGCGCATCGGCATCAACTGGATCTTCGGCAACCCCTTCGGCCCCACGGCGCCGAACATCGTCAGCCCGGAGAGCGCCAAATGGCTGGCCGATGCGGCGGCGGCCATGCCGAACGCGCCGATGCCCAAGGGCCTCGCCATCGTCGGCACCGTGCCGAACCCGAAATACGCGCCGGTGGACGGCATCCTGGTGTCGGCCCTGGTGCTGGCCTCGATCCTGCTGATCGCCAAATACGCCACCGGCTTCATCAGCAACATCTCGGTGCTGCTGGGCATCGTCATCGGCGGCATCGCAGCCACGGCCATGGGCATGATGACTTTCGAGAAGGTGGCGCAGGCGCACTGGTTCGACATCGTGATGCCGCTGCAGTTCGGCATGCCGATCTTCGATCCGGTGCTGATCCTGACCATGAGCCTGGTGATGATCGTGGTGATGATCGAATCGACCGGCATGTTCCTCGCGCTCGGCGAGATGACCGGGCGCAAGATCGAACAACCCGACCTCGCGCGCGGCCTGCGCACCGACGGCCTGGGCACGGTGCTCGGCGGCCTGTTCAACACCTTCCCCTACACCAGCTTCTCGCAGAACGTGGGCCTGGTCGGCGTGACCGGCGTGCGCAGCCGCTTCGTCTGCGTGGCCGGCGGCATCATCATGATCGTGCTCGGCCTGTTGCCGAAGATGGCCGCGCTGGTCGAATCGCTGCCCACCGTGGTGCTCGGCGGCGCCGGCCTGGTGATGTTCGGCATGGTGGCGGCCACCGGCATCCGCATCCTGGCCGCAGTGGACTTCAAGCACAATCGCTTCAACATGTTCATCGTCGCCGTGTCCATCGGCATCGGCATGGTTCCGCTGATCGCGCCCAACTTCAAGCAATGGCTGCCGCACGGCCTGCATCCGCTGATCGAGTCGGGCATCCTGCTGTCGTCCATGGCCGCCGTGCTGCTGAACCTGTTCTTCAACGGTGCCCGATACAACTTCGAGGATTCGCTTCGGGCATCGTTGTCCGATGGTGGACACTGAACCTTTTGACCTTGCACCGACCATGAATTTCGATCCCACCCGCCGCCAGCTCGCCCTGGGGGCTTCCGCCCTGCTCGCCGCCCCTTTCCTTCCCGGCTGCGCCTCGCAACGCGAGCCGCGCATCGAAGCCCGCACCCTGTCGGTCGGTGCCCTGTTCGCCGGCAGGATGGACGACCGTGGCTTCATGGAAAGCGGGTGGCGCGGCCTGGAGCGCGCACGCACCGAACTGGGCGCGCAGACACGCTACATCGACGGCATCGCCCCGAGGAAAGACCTGCTGGAGAAGGCCCTGGCCGAGCTCGTGTCATCCGGCGTGGACCTGGTGATCGCGCACGGCGGGCAGAACAACGAGGCCTGCGCGGAGGTGGCGGCGCAGTTTCCGCGCGTGAAGTTCGCGGTCACGCAGGGCGCGGTCACCGGCGTCAACCTGGCAAGCTACGAGGTGCTGCAGGAAGAATCGGCCTACCTGGCCGGCGTGCTGGCCGCACTGACGACCCGAACCGGCGTGGTCGGCCACATGTCCGGCATCCGTGTGCGGCCCGGACTCAAGGGCCGTGCGGCCTTTGCCGCCGGTGTGCGGGCCACCGATCCGCAGGTGCGCCTGCTGACCAACTTCTCGGGCAACCAGGACGACAACGCGTTGTCCCGGCGCGTCGCCCTGGCCCAGATGGCCGCGGGTGCCGACGTGATCTTCACCATGCTCAACGCCGGGCGCGACGGCGTCACCCAGGCCTGCCGCGAAAAAGGCACACGCCAGATCGGCAATGTGGTCGACTGGACCGCCGTGGACGCCAAGGTGTTCGTGGGCTCGGCCATTGCCGACGTGGGCATCGGCGTCTTCGAGGCCGTGCACGACCTGCGCGACGACAAGTTCCCCGCCGGCAAGGTGCGCAAGGTCGGCCTGGCCAACGCGCAGGCCGTGCGCCTGGCGATGGCGCCCGACGTGCCGGCATCGGTGCGCGCCCGCGTGGCGCAGGTGGCCGACGACATCGTCCAGCGCCGCACCGGCGTGCCCGAGACCTACGAAGGCGCCGAATTCGCCACCCCCGCCTGAGCGACCTGCGCACCGGACCACCCGCCTTGGCGCGCGATAACCCGCAACGACCCGTCATTGCGCGTTTGTACGTAGTCCCCCCGCTGCCTGCCCCCCCGCGCTTTGGAGTAGGCTAGCGGCTTCCTGCATCACGTTCCGAGGAGACAAGAATGAGCACGAACCTTTCGCCGGCCGAGTTGGCCCTGCGCGACGCAGCCCGCGAATACCACAGCACCCCGACCCGGGGCAAGATCTCCGTCACGCCGACCAAGCCGCTGTCGAACCAGCGCGACCTGTCGTTGGCCTACTCGCCGGGCGTGGCCTATCCCTGCCTGGACATCGAACGCGACCCGGCGCTGGCCGCCGAATACACCTCGCGCGGCAACCTCGTCGGCGTGATCACCAACGGTACCGCCGTGCTCGGCCTGGGCAACATCGGCCCGCTGGCCTCCAAGCCGGTGATGGAGGGCAAGGGTTGCCTGTTCAAGAAATTCGCCGGTGTCGACGTGTTCGACATCGAGCTCGCCGAGAACGACCCCGACAAGCTGGTCGAGATCATCGCCGCCATGGAGCCCACGCTCGGCGGGGTGAACCTGGAAGACATCAAGGCGCCCGAGTGCTTCTACATCGAGCAGAAGCTGCGCGAACGCATGAACATCCCGGTGTTCCATGACGACCAGCACGGCACGGCCATCATCTCCTCGGCCGCGCTGCTCAACGGCCTGGAACTCGTCGGCAAGAAGATCGAAGACGTGAAGATCGCCGTCTCCGGTGCGGGCGCCGCCGCCATCGCCTGCCTGGACGTGATGGTCGGCCTGGGCGTGCAGCGCAAGAACGTGTACGCGGTCGACTCCAAGGGTGTGATCTACCACGGCCGCCCCGGCGGCTTCGATGCTTCCAAGGAACGCTACGCGCAGGACACCTCGGCCCGCACGCTGGCCGACGTGGTCGACGGCGCCGACGTGTTCCTCGGCTGCTCGGCGGCCGGCGTGCTCACGCAGGCCATGGTCAAGACCATGGCCGACAAGCCCATCATCCTGGCGCTGGCCAACCCCGAGCCGGAAATCCGCCCCGAACTGGCCAAGGAAGTGCGGCCCGACTGCATCATCGCCACGGGCCGTTCGGACTATCCGAACCAGGTCAACAACGTGCTGTGCTTCCCGTACATCTTCCGCGGCGCGCTCGACTGCGGCGCCACCAAGATCACCGAAGCCATGAAGCTGGCCTGCGTGCGCCAGATCGCCGACCTGGCCAAGGCCGACATCAGCGAGGAAGTCGCCGCCGCCTATGCCGGCAAGGAGCTGGTCTTCGGCAGCGACTACCTGATCCCCACGCCCTTCGACTCGCGCCTGATCCTGCGCATCGCCCCGGCGGTGGCCAAGGCGGCGGAAGAGTCAGGCGTGGCCACCCGGCCGATCCAGGACTACGAGGCCTACCGCCAGACCCTGTCGCGCTTCGTCTACCAGACCGGCATGTTCATGAGCCCGGTGTTCAGCGCCGCCAAGGCCGTGGCCCCCGAGGCCAAGCGCGTGGCTTATGCCGAAGGCGAGGACGAACGTGCACTGCGTGCCGCGCAGGTGGCGGTCGACGAGAAGCTGGCCCGACCGGTGCTGATCGGCCGGCCCGAGGTCATCGCCGCGCGCATCGCCAAGGCCGGCCTGCGCATCCAGATCGGCCGCGACGTGGATGTGGTCAACCCCGAGGACGACTCGCGCTTCCGCCAGTATTGGGAGACCTACCACAAGCTCATGGGCCGCCGCGGCGTGAACCAGGAGGCCGCCAAGGCCGCGGTGCGCCGCTCCAACACCACCATCGCCGCGCTGATGGTCAAGCTCGGCGATGCCGACGCCATGTTGTCCGGCCTGGTCGGGCGGTACGACGGCCACCTGCAGCACGTGCGCGACATCATCGGCGTGAAGAAAGGCGCCTCCGGCTTCGCCGCGCTGAACGCGCTCATGCTGGAGAAGCACACGCTGTTCATCGCCGACACCTACGTGAACGAAGACCCCACGGCCGAGCAGCTCGCCAGCATCGCGGTGAT of the Rhodoferax koreense genome contains:
- a CDS encoding BMP family protein, giving the protein MNFDPTRRQLALGASALLAAPFLPGCASQREPRIEARTLSVGALFAGRMDDRGFMESGWRGLERARTELGAQTRYIDGIAPRKDLLEKALAELVSSGVDLVIAHGGQNNEACAEVAAQFPRVKFAVTQGAVTGVNLASYEVLQEESAYLAGVLAALTTRTGVVGHMSGIRVRPGLKGRAAFAAGVRATDPQVRLLTNFSGNQDDNALSRRVALAQMAAGADVIFTMLNAGRDGVTQACREKGTRQIGNVVDWTAVDAKVFVGSAIADVGIGVFEAVHDLRDDKFPAGKVRKVGLANAQAVRLAMAPDVPASVRARVAQVADDIVQRRTGVPETYEGAEFATPA
- a CDS encoding nucleobase:cation symporter-2 family protein, translating into MPSSPEVHPVDERLPSGKLAALGLQHVLVMYAGAVAVPLIVGRALKLSPEQVSMLISADLFCCGLVTLVQSLGATQWFGIKLPVMMGVTFASVAPMLAIANGNPGIAGAQMIFGSVIGAGVVSILIAPLVSRMLRFFPPVVTGTIIAVIGISLMRIGINWIFGNPFGPTAPNIVSPESAKWLADAAAAMPNAPMPKGLAIVGTVPNPKYAPVDGILVSALVLASILLIAKYATGFISNISVLLGIVIGGIAATAMGMMTFEKVAQAHWFDIVMPLQFGMPIFDPVLILTMSLVMIVVMIESTGMFLALGEMTGRKIEQPDLARGLRTDGLGTVLGGLFNTFPYTSFSQNVGLVGVTGVRSRFVCVAGGIIMIVLGLLPKMAALVESLPTVVLGGAGLVMFGMVAATGIRILAAVDFKHNRFNMFIVAVSIGIGMVPLIAPNFKQWLPHGLHPLIESGILLSSMAAVLLNLFFNGARYNFEDSLRASLSDGGH
- a CDS encoding MFS transporter, producing MQSTDVCKLADNASFNRFHGLVLFWCALVIVFDGYDLAVAGIALPSIMKAYSVDATRAGFMVSSALFGMMFGNVVLGSLADRVGRKLVIVVCIAIFSLFTAAAGFAQGPISFSVFRFLAGVGIGGVMPNVIAQMTEYAPKRMRSMLITLMFSGYSVGGVLAALLGKSLIESYGWQSVFIAAGLPVLLVPLVWKQMPESMAFLIRQGRLDELRDILARLSPGYRPQRDEQFILAGKARAGGASFGALFAQGRGLSTVMFWLTCFLCLFMVYALSSWLTKLMASAGYSLGSALTFVLVLNLGAMAGAVGGGWLADRFHIKYVLAIMYALAAVSITLLGTPLPLGMMFLMVALAGASTIGTQILTTAYASQFYPVEIRTTGLGVMLGVGRAGAIAAPILIGVLVGMALPLGHNFLAIGIPGAIAALSIMLVNHARSATA
- a CDS encoding M20 family metallopeptidase, translated to MTDYDQLDAWIDAHFDEQVGFLQRLVQVPTDTPPGNNAPHAERTAELLTDYGFAVEKHAVPAEEVAAAGMQSITNLIVRRRYAEGGPVVALNAHGDVVPPGEGWTKQPYAGEIEDGKIYGRATAVSKGDFSTFTYAVRALESLGAPLKGGVELHFTYDEEFGGELGPGWLLRHGHTKPDLLIAAGFSYQVVTAHNGCLQMEVTVHGKMAHAAIPESGIDAMQAAVHILNALYAQNTLYKQVSSQVEGINHPYLNVGTIEGGTNTNVVPGKVVFKLDRRMIPEENPAEVEARIRAVIAEAAAQCAGVTVDIRRMLLANSMKPLAGNKPLVQAIQKHGEALFGEPIPAMGTPLYTDVRLYAEAGIPGVIYGAGPRTVLESHAKRADERLDLEDLRRATKVIARTLRDLLG
- a CDS encoding Crp/Fnr family transcriptional regulator produces the protein MPARPRPEAGPAAGGTMGADGPPAVFGGNITPIPTQATLLQLLRNVPLFRHAGDEDLALLAAKARRVRARRKEVLYRQGDPCDGFHVVVYGQIKMSLLSWQGADKPIQLIGQGGCFGDITMLNGEGYFLNVQALEDSLFLYLPRDAIVQLIERNSAFAMAMLRSLSSRVKGIVDDIEAYSLQPPTLRLVRYLLRLVPGDGAKTAQIRLSIRKNVVAGHLSLTPETLSRCFKELIAARLVAVEGSSVLVHDVAQLTAFLSAARSGKF
- a CDS encoding NADP-dependent malic enzyme, which gives rise to MSTNLSPAELALRDAAREYHSTPTRGKISVTPTKPLSNQRDLSLAYSPGVAYPCLDIERDPALAAEYTSRGNLVGVITNGTAVLGLGNIGPLASKPVMEGKGCLFKKFAGVDVFDIELAENDPDKLVEIIAAMEPTLGGVNLEDIKAPECFYIEQKLRERMNIPVFHDDQHGTAIISSAALLNGLELVGKKIEDVKIAVSGAGAAAIACLDVMVGLGVQRKNVYAVDSKGVIYHGRPGGFDASKERYAQDTSARTLADVVDGADVFLGCSAAGVLTQAMVKTMADKPIILALANPEPEIRPELAKEVRPDCIIATGRSDYPNQVNNVLCFPYIFRGALDCGATKITEAMKLACVRQIADLAKADISEEVAAAYAGKELVFGSDYLIPTPFDSRLILRIAPAVAKAAEESGVATRPIQDYEAYRQTLSRFVYQTGMFMSPVFSAAKAVAPEAKRVAYAEGEDERALRAAQVAVDEKLARPVLIGRPEVIAARIAKAGLRIQIGRDVDVVNPEDDSRFRQYWETYHKLMGRRGVNQEAAKAAVRRSNTTIAALMVKLGDADAMLSGLVGRYDGHLQHVRDIIGVKKGASGFAALNALMLEKHTLFIADTYVNEDPTAEQLASIAVMAAEEVARFGLPPKVAFLSHSNYGSSDRPSARKMRLARELFARMAPDIESDGELQGDAALSEDVRQNALMDTTLHGSANVLICPNLDAANILFNMLKVTGGKGVTVGPILLGAAASAHILTPSATVRRVVNMTALAVANASTFR